Proteins found in one Bacteroidota bacterium genomic segment:
- a CDS encoding putative sulfate/molybdate transporter, giving the protein MDSPLWRRESRPRLRFDRREWAGAFGDIGTDLPLLVGMILAAGLQSAWVLVAFGTLQILTGLLYRLPMPVQPLKAMAALVIAQKLPASVLWGGGLAIGLIMALLTATGLLERLGKLIPKPVVRGVQLGLGLQLGLLALREYVPALGWRGYAMALLGFGLLLVGAQARIPAGLWVVGFGLLYAWASSLPWDWPIRYLGLPDWRVPDFDWADLWTGLWVLALPQLPLSLANSLLATRQLAEDYFPERRVSLGKLGWTYAAMNALAPWIGGVPVCHGSGGMAGHVALGARTGGSVVIYGAVLLLLGLCWGEGFDELVRAFPLPVLGVLLLIESWALLRLLADQAAHPADFRLALLVGLLAAGLPYGYVVGLILGTGLYYGLRSRLA; this is encoded by the coding sequence ATGGACTCCCCCTTATGGCGCCGCGAAAGCCGGCCGCGGCTGCGCTTTGATCGCCGCGAGTGGGCGGGGGCCTTCGGAGACATCGGTACGGATTTGCCCTTGCTAGTGGGCATGATCCTGGCCGCCGGTCTGCAGAGCGCCTGGGTTCTTGTGGCCTTCGGCACCCTGCAGATCCTGACCGGATTGCTGTATCGGCTGCCGATGCCCGTGCAGCCCCTAAAGGCGATGGCCGCGCTGGTGATCGCGCAGAAACTGCCTGCCTCTGTTCTATGGGGAGGCGGCCTGGCGATCGGCCTCATCATGGCCCTGCTTACCGCCACGGGCCTGCTGGAGCGCCTCGGAAAGCTCATACCCAAGCCGGTCGTCCGCGGGGTGCAGTTGGGCCTGGGGTTGCAACTAGGCCTGCTGGCCCTGCGCGAATACGTGCCCGCCCTGGGCTGGCGGGGCTACGCGATGGCACTTTTGGGCTTTGGACTGTTGCTTGTGGGCGCGCAAGCCCGCATACCCGCCGGGCTTTGGGTGGTGGGCTTCGGGTTGCTGTACGCCTGGGCCTCTTCGTTGCCTTGGGACTGGCCGATTCGGTATTTGGGTCTTCCGGACTGGCGGGTCCCCGACTTCGATTGGGCCGACCTCTGGACGGGGCTTTGGGTTTTGGCGTTGCCGCAGCTGCCGCTTTCGCTGGCCAACTCGCTTCTGGCTACTCGTCAGCTTGCGGAGGACTACTTCCCGGAACGCCGCGTCAGCCTCGGCAAGCTGGGATGGACGTATGCGGCTATGAACGCGCTCGCTCCCTGGATCGGCGGCGTGCCGGTCTGCCATGGCTCAGGCGGAATGGCCGGACACGTGGCCCTGGGCGCGCGCACCGGGGGATCTGTGGTCATTTACGGCGCCGTGTTGCTCCTGCTGGGCTTGTGCTGGGGGGAGGGGTTCGACGAGCTGGTGCGCGCCTTCCCCCTACCCGTGCTCGGCGTGTTGCTGCTGATCGAAAGTTGGGCGCTTCTGCGTTTGCTGGCCGACCAGGCGGCGCATCCGGCGGATT
- the miaA gene encoding tRNA (adenosine(37)-N6)-dimethylallyltransferase MiaA yields MKPKPLVLVLTGPTAVGKTALSLPLAERLGGEILSCDARQIYRQLTIGTAKPEPEERARVPHHFIDERDVDEPYSAGQYEREALERIGQVLERGRVPIVVGGSTLYLHALLHGLDVLPPADPETRSELLRRAQREGWGALYEELKRVDPQAARSLDPTKTQRLIRALEVYHLTGEPISRFYGGPRSRPFRFLALVLTRDRAHLYRRINERALQMFARGLVEEVRGLLKRGYSPELNALRTTGYAELFPYLRGEYSLERAIYLVQRNTRRYAKRQYTWFRRDALLKTWLDLDSLEASGQDPVDWVCGWWEAQQRVFAER; encoded by the coding sequence GTGAAGCCCAAGCCCCTGGTGCTCGTGCTAACCGGACCTACCGCGGTCGGCAAGACCGCCCTAAGCCTACCCCTTGCGGAGCGGCTTGGCGGCGAAATCCTCTCCTGCGACGCGCGGCAGATCTATCGACAGCTTACGATCGGCACGGCCAAACCGGAGCCGGAAGAGCGAGCCCGCGTGCCGCATCATTTCATCGATGAGCGGGATGTCGATGAGCCTTACAGCGCGGGTCAATACGAGCGCGAGGCGCTGGAACGCATCGGCCAGGTATTGGAGCGCGGTCGGGTGCCGATCGTGGTGGGCGGTTCCACGCTGTATCTGCATGCGCTTTTGCACGGACTTGACGTTCTGCCGCCCGCAGATCCGGAGACTCGCTCGGAGCTTCTGAGGCGAGCCCAACGCGAAGGGTGGGGCGCGCTCTATGAAGAGCTTAAACGCGTCGATCCGCAGGCCGCCCGCAGCCTGGATCCCACCAAAACGCAGCGACTGATACGCGCCCTGGAGGTTTACCACCTGACCGGGGAGCCGATTTCGCGCTTCTACGGCGGGCCGCGCTCCAGGCCCTTTCGGTTTTTGGCCCTGGTGCTCACGCGCGACCGGGCGCACTTGTACCGGCGGATCAACGAGCGCGCGCTGCAGATGTTCGCCCGAGGGCTTGTAGAGGAAGTGCGCGGCCTGCTCAAACGGGGCTACTCGCCAGAGCTGAACGCACTGCGCACGACGGGCTATGCGGAGCTCTTCCCCTACCTGCGGGGCGAATACAGCCTAGAGCGCGCCATATACCTGGTCCAACGCAACACGCGCCGCTACGCCAAACGTCAATACACCTGGTTCCGCCGGGATGCGCTGCTGAAGACCTGGCTCGATCTGGACTCCCTGGAAGCCTCCGGGCAAGACCCCGTCGATTGGGTCTGCGGCTGGTGGGAGGCGCAACAGAGGGTTTTCGCCGAGCGGTAG
- the arsC gene encoding arsenate reductase (thioredoxin) has translation MNRPLRVLVLCTGNSCRSQMAEGWLRHLGCDRLEVQSAGIEAHGLHPYAVRVMAEAGVDISRQRSKVCRPEMFRWADCVITVCGHADEHCPVLPEGVRKLHWPFEDPARAVGTEDEVLAVFRRVRDAIRAQAEAFVQSLPTGT, from the coding sequence ATGAACCGCCCGCTTCGCGTTCTGGTGCTGTGCACGGGCAACTCCTGCCGCAGTCAGATGGCCGAGGGATGGCTCCGGCATCTGGGCTGTGATCGCTTGGAAGTGCAATCGGCGGGTATCGAGGCGCACGGCCTGCATCCGTACGCCGTACGGGTGATGGCCGAGGCGGGGGTGGACATCTCAAGGCAGCGCTCCAAGGTCTGCCGTCCGGAGATGTTCAGGTGGGCCGACTGCGTGATCACCGTTTGCGGACACGCCGACGAACACTGCCCCGTGCTCCCTGAGGGGGTGCGCAAACTGCATTGGCCCTTTGAAGATCCGGCACGGGCCGTGGGAACCGAGGATGAGGTGTTGGCCGTATTTCGCCGCGTGCGGGACGCCATACGCGCGCAGGCGGAGGCCTTCGTTCAGAGCCTGCCCACCGGAACGTGA
- a CDS encoding Ig-like domain-containing protein, which translates to MRKTLFGTWTLCCGLALAGCELFQEAQEGGLLRLSGRVVELQSGFPVEGAIVHVEPYGVQTQSDAQGFYRLEFDIDSTMSLLIRAQKAGYEADQHTIWVVPDKTIEVPLLRLRRTEEAPAGGAFAGAPASIQLFFQSDLTIGVREGGAKEWTELVFRLVDSLGRPVRQNAALVRFRLGVHPGGGEFLAPTEAPTDAEGKVRTVLTSGTRAGVVQVIAEATVSGRLIRAQPVSVAIHGGLPDGRHFTLAPEQYNFPGLRRYGLSVPIEVIVGDQYANPVRPGTTVYFTSTHGIIEGSVQTDERGRGQVRLSSANPLPEDGIAVVTASTADRLQRPVTARVPILFSGYPVLTLSPAQPALNQTYRLRVTDQNGNPLAAGTRIEVRVEGTAVLAVGNTDVTLDDTVFRILPGQPITYESVVRGPGITDFTFRTVPDPYAPPGVTPSVQSITVRVSGPNGNVELVLSTLGRIYSPTPGARLHSTPEGGVRVLAPSE; encoded by the coding sequence ATGCGGAAAACGCTATTTGGGACGTGGACGCTCTGCTGTGGGCTTGCGTTGGCCGGCTGCGAGCTGTTTCAAGAGGCGCAAGAAGGGGGTCTACTGCGCCTCTCCGGCCGCGTGGTGGAGCTGCAAAGCGGCTTCCCCGTTGAGGGGGCAATTGTGCACGTAGAACCCTATGGGGTGCAGACGCAAAGCGACGCGCAGGGTTTTTATCGGCTTGAGTTCGACATCGACAGCACCATGAGTCTGCTTATCCGGGCTCAGAAGGCCGGCTATGAGGCCGATCAGCACACCATTTGGGTGGTGCCGGATAAGACGATCGAGGTTCCCCTGCTGCGGCTCAGGCGTACGGAGGAGGCCCCGGCGGGCGGCGCCTTCGCGGGAGCGCCGGCTAGCATCCAGCTTTTCTTTCAGAGCGACCTCACCATAGGAGTTCGAGAGGGCGGGGCTAAGGAGTGGACCGAGCTCGTGTTCCGGCTTGTCGACTCCCTGGGCAGGCCCGTCCGCCAGAACGCCGCCCTAGTGCGTTTCCGCTTGGGTGTCCATCCCGGGGGAGGAGAATTTTTGGCCCCAACCGAGGCCCCCACGGATGCTGAGGGCAAAGTGCGCACCGTGCTCACAAGCGGCACCCGAGCCGGGGTGGTGCAGGTCATCGCCGAGGCCACCGTGTCGGGACGCCTGATCCGCGCTCAGCCCGTCAGCGTGGCCATCCACGGGGGGCTGCCCGATGGCCGCCATTTCACCCTGGCCCCCGAGCAGTACAACTTCCCGGGCCTGCGTCGCTACGGACTTTCGGTGCCCATAGAGGTGATCGTCGGAGACCAGTACGCCAACCCGGTTCGTCCCGGCACGACCGTGTACTTTACGAGCACGCACGGCATCATCGAAGGCTCGGTGCAGACCGACGAGCGGGGCCGCGGCCAAGTGCGCCTGAGCTCGGCCAACCCCCTGCCTGAGGACGGGATCGCGGTGGTAACGGCCAGCACAGCCGACCGGCTGCAGCGCCCCGTAACGGCCCGCGTGCCGATACTCTTCTCCGGCTATCCGGTGCTGACCCTGAGCCCGGCCCAACCGGCGCTGAACCAGACCTACCGGCTGCGCGTTACGGACCAAAACGGCAACCCCCTGGCGGCGGGCACGCGTATTGAGGTGCGCGTGGAGGGCACGGCCGTGTTGGCCGTCGGCAACACGGACGTGACCCTGGACGACACCGTCTTCCGCATACTGCCCGGACAGCCCATTACGTACGAAAGCGTGGTGCGCGGCCCGGGAATCACGGACTTTACGTTCCGAACGGTGCCCGATCCGTACGCTCCTCCGGGCGTTACGCCAAGCGTGCAAAGCATCACGGTGCGTGTCTCTGGCCCCAACGGAAACGTGGAGCTTGTTCTGAGCACCCTAGGCCGCATCTATAGCCCCACCCCGGGAGCGCGCCTACACAGCACCCCAGAGGGCGGGGTGCGCGTGCTGGCCCCATCGGAGTGA
- a CDS encoding Maf family protein yields MARLIEIARPIVLASGSPRRRRLLEQAGLAFEILPSDIPESLPEGTPPERFVEALAEAKAKAVAPQRPQAFIIAADTIVVLDGAILTKPRDEAEACAMLRRLSGRKHLVYTGFCLLDAPSGRRVLGHETTRVTFSPLTEAEIRAYVATGSPLDKAGAYGIQDDLGALFIRRIEGDYYNVVGFPLSRFYRALKAHFPDLVRPARSQIPDCQQTKPF; encoded by the coding sequence ATGGCTCGTCTCATAGAGATCGCCCGCCCGATCGTGCTGGCCTCGGGGTCACCGCGCCGGCGTCGGCTACTTGAGCAGGCCGGGCTTGCCTTTGAGATCCTGCCCAGTGACATACCGGAGAGCCTTCCCGAAGGCACGCCCCCGGAACGCTTCGTGGAGGCGCTCGCAGAAGCCAAAGCTAAGGCCGTGGCCCCCCAGCGGCCTCAGGCTTTTATCATCGCGGCGGACACGATCGTCGTGTTAGACGGGGCCATCTTAACCAAACCCCGGGACGAAGCCGAGGCGTGCGCGATGCTGCGCCGGCTATCGGGACGAAAGCACCTCGTATACACGGGCTTTTGCCTTCTTGACGCCCCCAGCGGAAGGCGGGTGCTCGGGCACGAAACAACGCGCGTGACCTTTTCCCCCTTGACAGAGGCCGAAATCAGGGCCTACGTTGCCACGGGCTCGCCGCTCGATAAGGCGGGCGCCTACGGGATCCAGGACGATCTCGGGGCCCTGTTTATCAGGCGCATCGAGGGGGACTACTACAACGTCGTAGGCTTTCCGCTTAGCCGCTTCTATAGGGCCCTTAAAGCGCACTTCCCCGATCTCGTGCGGCCGGCTCGATCCCAGATCCCCGACTGCCAGCAGACAAAACCCTTTTAG
- the mutY gene encoding A/G-specific adenine glycosylase: MRRALVEALLAWFERNRRQLPWRDNPDPYRVWVSEILLQQTRTQQARPYFERFLERFPTLEALACADPEAVLKAWEGLGYYARARHLHRAAQEVLHRYGGRIPDSWEALRALPGVGPYTAAAVLSIAYGRDYAVLDGNVVRVLSRLFAIAEPVDRPAVRRRLQALAQELLPRGRAGDWNQALMELGALVCRPRRPVCSACPIRAFCQAHAADQVEAYPVKGPARRVPHYTVVVGLIEDEAGRWLLARRPEGKMLGGLWELPGGKVRSGESLQEALERELAEELGVRVAVGSRFGPVAHGYSHFRITLYGFRCRLLEGIPTGREGQPCQWVRPDELDRYPLPRATQKLLQTLHRPSQGELFSERAV, encoded by the coding sequence ATGCGGCGCGCCCTCGTAGAGGCGCTGCTGGCCTGGTTTGAACGAAACCGCCGCCAGCTGCCCTGGCGGGATAACCCCGATCCCTACCGGGTCTGGGTGAGCGAAATCTTGCTGCAGCAGACCCGCACCCAGCAGGCCCGGCCCTACTTTGAGCGCTTCCTGGAGCGCTTTCCCACGCTAGAGGCGCTGGCCTGCGCAGATCCAGAAGCGGTGCTCAAAGCTTGGGAGGGGCTGGGCTACTACGCAAGGGCCCGCCATCTGCATCGGGCGGCTCAGGAGGTGCTGCACCGATACGGGGGCCGAATCCCGGACAGTTGGGAGGCGCTGCGCGCCCTGCCCGGGGTGGGCCCGTATACGGCCGCGGCCGTGCTCAGCATCGCCTACGGGCGGGACTACGCGGTCTTGGACGGCAACGTGGTGCGCGTATTAAGCCGACTGTTCGCGATCGCGGAGCCCGTAGACCGCCCCGCTGTGCGTCGGCGTCTACAGGCGCTGGCGCAAGAGCTCTTGCCTCGGGGCCGGGCCGGGGACTGGAATCAGGCCCTCATGGAGCTAGGCGCCCTGGTATGCCGCCCTCGGCGGCCGGTCTGTTCTGCGTGTCCGATTCGCGCCTTCTGCCAGGCCCATGCGGCAGATCAGGTTGAGGCCTACCCGGTCAAGGGGCCGGCCCGCCGGGTTCCCCATTACACCGTGGTGGTCGGGCTTATCGAAGACGAGGCCGGACGTTGGCTGCTCGCCCGTCGACCCGAGGGCAAAATGCTGGGCGGGCTCTGGGAGTTGCCCGGGGGCAAGGTGCGGAGCGGCGAATCGCTGCAAGAGGCGCTCGAACGCGAGCTGGCCGAGGAGCTCGGCGTGCGGGTCGCCGTGGGCTCCCGATTTGGCCCCGTAGCGCACGGCTATAGCCACTTCCGCATAACGCTGTACGGTTTTCGCTGTCGCCTGCTAGAGGGCATCCCCACCGGACGCGAAGGGCAGCCCTGCCAATGGGTTCGGCCCGACGAGCTGGACCGCTACCCCCTTCCCCGGGCTACGCAGAAACTGCTGCAAACCCTGCATAGACCCTCTCAGGGGGAACTCTTCTCGGAGAGGGCCGTTTGA
- a CDS encoding glycosyltransferase family 2 protein: MVEARSTPQTARPVALEKLRLSVVIPVYNENPTIEALIRRVLAVPLEKELIIVDDGSTDGTRYTLERLAQDPRIRVILQPENRGKGAAMRTGFGFVTGDVVIVQDADLEYDPAEYPKLVRPIAEGWADVVYGSRFYYGRPLGEPWWHYLGNRLLTWVSNRLTGLRLTDMETCYKVFRAEVLRQITIESDRFNVEPELTAKIAQGGWRVVEVPISYRPRFYAAGKKIGLKDAFEALWTIWRYRRHHRSR; encoded by the coding sequence ATGGTAGAGGCACGCTCGACACCCCAGACCGCCCGACCCGTGGCGCTTGAAAAGCTGCGGCTGTCGGTGGTGATTCCGGTCTACAACGAAAACCCCACGATCGAAGCCCTGATCAGGCGCGTACTGGCGGTGCCTCTTGAAAAAGAGCTCATCATCGTCGATGACGGCTCCACCGATGGCACCCGCTATACGCTGGAGCGGCTGGCTCAGGATCCGCGCATTCGGGTCATCTTGCAGCCGGAAAACCGGGGCAAGGGGGCGGCGATGCGCACCGGCTTCGGGTTCGTCACAGGCGATGTCGTAATCGTACAGGACGCCGACCTGGAGTACGATCCGGCCGAGTACCCCAAGCTTGTGCGCCCCATCGCGGAGGGATGGGCCGATGTGGTCTACGGATCCCGTTTCTACTACGGCCGCCCCCTGGGAGAGCCCTGGTGGCATTACCTGGGCAACCGGCTGCTAACTTGGGTTTCGAATCGGCTTACGGGCCTTCGGCTTACGGACATGGAGACGTGCTACAAGGTCTTCCGGGCCGAGGTGTTGCGTCAGATTACCATCGAATCGGACCGCTTCAACGTGGAGCCGGAGCTTACGGCCAAAATCGCCCAAGGGGGTTGGCGGGTCGTGGAGGTGCCGATCTCCTACCGCCCCCGGTTTTACGCCGCGGGCAAGAAAATCGGCCTCAAAGACGCCTTCGAAGCCCTGTGGACGATATGGAGATACCGGCGTCACCACCGAAGCCGGTAG
- a CDS encoding Fe-Mn family superoxide dismutase, with protein sequence MPSRRRFLQTASLGVTAAAVSPAALSAWDRSEVPNPEPLWTAKDYRRLKPAVFQWPSERAVEEHMRLYRGYVNKANELWEKIAQLDRDPAKANATYSDIRVMKVELTFAIGGVKNHEIYFDILGGSGGAPRGRLAEAIQKNFGSFEAWAADLKATGIAARGWVWLAYDFEKKTLFNYIGDSQNLFPIWNASPILALDMFEHAFFMDYGTNRGAYIDDFLKRIDWAVVEANFERVLRMTGL encoded by the coding sequence ATGCCGAGCCGCCGTCGTTTTCTGCAGACCGCCTCCCTGGGAGTGACCGCCGCGGCCGTTTCCCCTGCGGCCCTATCCGCCTGGGATCGTTCCGAGGTGCCCAACCCCGAGCCGCTCTGGACGGCCAAAGACTACCGGCGGCTCAAACCCGCCGTATTCCAGTGGCCTTCGGAGCGAGCCGTAGAGGAGCACATGCGGCTGTACCGCGGCTACGTCAACAAGGCCAACGAGCTGTGGGAAAAAATCGCGCAACTGGACCGCGACCCGGCCAAGGCCAACGCCACCTATAGCGACATCCGGGTCATGAAGGTAGAGCTCACTTTCGCCATCGGAGGGGTGAAAAACCACGAGATCTACTTCGACATCCTGGGCGGATCCGGGGGCGCACCCAGGGGCCGGTTGGCGGAGGCGATTCAGAAGAACTTCGGCTCCTTCGAGGCCTGGGCCGCGGACCTGAAAGCGACCGGCATCGCCGCGCGCGGTTGGGTCTGGCTGGCCTACGACTTCGAAAAGAAGACGCTCTTCAACTACATCGGGGACTCGCAGAACCTGTTCCCGATTTGGAACGCGAGTCCCATTTTGGCACTCGACATGTTCGAGCATGCCTTCTTCATGGACTACGGCACCAACCGAGGGGCCTACATCGATGATTTCCTTAAGCGCATCGATTGGGCCGTAGTGGAGGCGAACTTCGAGCGCGTGCTGCGCATGACCGGTCTGTAG
- a CDS encoding adenosylhomocysteinase: MDHKPGQYKVRNLALAEEGRKQIAWAESRMPVLMALREQYGRTQPLKGYRIAGCLHVTKETAVLIRTLRAAGAEVAWSGCNPLSTDDAVAAALAAEGVKIFAWYDQTVEEFYWCIEQTLQIEPHLTLDDGADLIFTVHSRYPELAERILGGTEETTTGVKRLRAMAEDGKLRYPVIAVNDAETKWDFDNVYGTGQSSLDGILRATGILLAGKRFVVAGYGHCGRGVAMRARGMGAQVIVTEVRPTAALKAVLEGFQVMPMDEAAEVGDVFITATGMRDVIVGRHFRKMRDGAIVCNTGHYDCEINLRELEALAVSKRQIRPHTEEYTLEDGRRVYLLAQGRLVNLVAAEGHPPEVMDMSFANQFLSHLRLVELHRRGGRLEGQVYTIPEEQDQEIARLKLQTMGIRIDSLTPEQEAYVTDYSTGT; this comes from the coding sequence ATGGACCACAAGCCCGGGCAGTACAAAGTGCGGAATCTAGCTCTGGCTGAAGAGGGGCGCAAGCAGATCGCATGGGCGGAAAGCCGCATGCCTGTTCTTATGGCGCTTCGAGAGCAATACGGGCGCACGCAGCCCTTGAAAGGCTACCGCATCGCCGGCTGTTTGCACGTGACCAAGGAGACCGCCGTGCTGATCAGGACCTTACGCGCCGCGGGGGCGGAGGTGGCCTGGTCGGGATGTAACCCGCTTTCCACGGACGACGCCGTGGCGGCCGCCTTGGCCGCCGAGGGGGTGAAGATTTTTGCCTGGTACGATCAGACGGTCGAGGAGTTTTACTGGTGCATCGAGCAGACCCTGCAAATCGAACCCCACCTCACCTTAGATGACGGGGCCGATCTCATCTTCACTGTGCACAGCCGCTATCCGGAGCTGGCGGAGCGGATCCTCGGAGGCACTGAGGAGACGACTACGGGTGTCAAGCGGCTGCGTGCTATGGCTGAGGACGGCAAGCTGCGCTACCCTGTCATTGCCGTGAACGACGCCGAGACGAAATGGGATTTCGACAACGTTTATGGTACGGGTCAGAGCTCACTAGACGGTATTCTGCGCGCCACGGGGATTTTGCTAGCGGGCAAACGCTTCGTGGTGGCCGGTTACGGGCACTGCGGCCGCGGTGTGGCGATGCGGGCCCGCGGCATGGGGGCGCAGGTGATCGTAACGGAAGTCCGACCCACGGCCGCGCTCAAAGCCGTGCTGGAGGGCTTTCAGGTCATGCCCATGGACGAGGCGGCCGAAGTGGGAGACGTTTTCATCACGGCCACGGGCATGCGCGATGTGATCGTCGGGCGTCACTTTCGCAAAATGCGAGACGGGGCCATCGTGTGCAACACGGGCCACTACGACTGCGAGATCAACCTGCGTGAACTAGAGGCCTTGGCCGTCTCGAAGCGGCAGATCCGTCCCCACACCGAGGAGTACACCCTCGAAGACGGCCGGCGCGTTTACCTGCTGGCCCAGGGCCGGCTGGTGAACTTGGTCGCGGCCGAGGGGCATCCGCCGGAGGTTATGGACATGAGCTTCGCCAACCAGTTTTTGTCCCACCTTCGCCTAGTGGAGCTGCACCGACGCGGGGGGCGCCTGGAGGGCCAGGTCTACACGATTCCCGAGGAGCAGGATCAGGAGATCGCCCGGCTCAAGCTGCAGACTATGGGCATCCGCATCGATAGCTTGACGCCGGAGCAGGAGGCCTACGTCACGGATTACTCGACGGGCACTTAA
- a CDS encoding cold-shock protein, which translates to MAQGTVKWFNEQKGFGFIQPDDGGKDVFVHYSQIRSNGGFRTLRENDRVRFEIVQGPKGPSAQNVQKL; encoded by the coding sequence ATGGCGCAAGGCACCGTCAAGTGGTTCAACGAGCAGAAGGGGTTTGGATTTATCCAGCCCGACGACGGGGGTAAGGATGTCTTCGTACACTACTCCCAAATTCGGTCCAACGGAGGGTTCCGCACGCTCCGGGAAAACGACCGGGTGCGCTTTGAGATCGTACAGGGCCCCAAGGGTCCCTCGGCGCAGAACGTGCAGAAACTCTAA
- a CDS encoding phosphatase PAP2 family protein, translating to MAAHPLIARVRPWLVWITGILLYAGDFLIKRLPNPRTPLNVETWLDRLIPFVPLWAWVYLVLWLLYLFGAAGWYLYEHRQDWIQVRRLLFAALFMQFGAWVIHYFFPTYMPRPVLAELQTDPHLWLIERIYSTDPPTHALPSLHVASVTVVSWFFTLRGGWGRRLVSGVAVGLIALSTLYTKQHGVLDVIAGLAWGYLACWVGYYTGLAWNRLPVLTAALRG from the coding sequence ATGGCCGCACACCCGCTGATCGCGCGCGTTCGACCTTGGCTTGTCTGGATAACGGGTATCCTCTTGTATGCGGGGGATTTTCTCATCAAACGCCTGCCCAACCCCCGAACGCCGCTTAACGTCGAAACCTGGCTGGACCGTTTGATCCCGTTCGTCCCCCTGTGGGCGTGGGTGTACCTGGTGTTGTGGCTTCTGTATCTGTTTGGGGCGGCCGGCTGGTACCTCTATGAGCACCGCCAAGATTGGATCCAGGTTCGCCGGCTTCTGTTTGCAGCCCTCTTTATGCAGTTCGGGGCCTGGGTGATCCACTATTTTTTCCCCACCTACATGCCTCGGCCCGTCCTTGCGGAGCTTCAGACGGATCCGCATCTGTGGCTTATCGAGCGCATCTACAGCACCGATCCCCCCACGCATGCGCTGCCCAGCCTGCATGTGGCTAGCGTAACCGTGGTGAGTTGGTTTTTCACCCTGCGCGGGGGTTGGGGGCGTCGGCTTGTGAGCGGGGTCGCGGTTGGGCTCATCGCGTTGAGCACGCTTTACACCAAACAACACGGGGTGCTGGATGTGATCGCGGGGCTAGCTTGGGGCTATCTGGCCTGCTGGGTGGGATACTATACGGGGCTAGCCTGGAACCGGCTGCCCGTGCTCACGGCCGCGCTACGGGGCTAG
- a CDS encoding NupC/NupG family nucleoside CNT transporter gives MEAVWNVLRGLLGLSVILAIAWALSSDRGRISWRLVGVGLLLQLLLAVFILKGDDLGHLFAPLGWPKAFFSWVSSFFVLILRFTTEGARFLFGNLALSPGQEGSMGAFFAFQVLPTIIFFSALMSVLYHLGLMQRLVQAMAWVMTRLMGTSGAESLSVTANIFVGQTEAPLVIRPYLKGMTRSELLAVMTGGMATIAGGVMAAYIQMLGDSFARARGLGLEAARLLFAEQLLGASVMAAPAALVLAKILIPETSTPETAGIVRAQVERTSQNLIDAAARGASDGLKLAANVGAMLIAFIALIALLNYALEWAGGLVGLELSLQRLLGWILAPIGWLIGVPWADAMQFGSLLGTKIVLNEFVAYLGLADAIQTGQLAEKSIVMSTFALCGFANFSSIAIQLGGIGPLIPDRASELAQLGLRAVLAGTLANMMTATIAGALIG, from the coding sequence ATGGAGGCTGTGTGGAACGTCTTACGAGGCCTATTGGGGTTGAGCGTGATCTTGGCCATCGCCTGGGCCCTTTCTTCGGATCGGGGGCGGATCAGCTGGCGTCTGGTGGGCGTGGGGTTGTTGCTGCAGCTCCTACTGGCCGTGTTTATCCTCAAAGGGGACGATCTGGGCCATCTGTTCGCCCCGCTGGGTTGGCCCAAGGCCTTCTTTTCATGGGTCAGCTCGTTTTTTGTGCTCATTTTGCGCTTTACCACCGAGGGCGCTCGGTTTTTGTTCGGCAACTTGGCCTTAAGCCCAGGCCAAGAGGGCAGCATGGGGGCTTTTTTCGCCTTTCAGGTGCTGCCCACGATCATCTTTTTTAGCGCGCTCATGTCCGTGCTCTACCATCTGGGCCTGATGCAGCGCCTGGTACAGGCCATGGCTTGGGTGATGACGCGTCTAATGGGCACAAGCGGTGCGGAGTCGCTGTCGGTGACGGCCAACATCTTCGTAGGCCAAACCGAGGCCCCGCTTGTGATCCGGCCGTATCTGAAAGGCATGACCCGCTCGGAGCTCTTGGCCGTCATGACCGGCGGTATGGCCACGATCGCCGGGGGCGTGATGGCGGCCTACATCCAAATGCTGGGCGACTCCTTTGCGCGGGCTCGGGGGCTGGGTCTGGAGGCGGCTCGGCTCCTGTTCGCCGAACAACTGCTGGGCGCCAGCGTCATGGCGGCCCCGGCTGCGCTCGTGCTGGCCAAAATCCTGATCCCGGAGACGAGCACACCGGAGACGGCCGGAATCGTCCGGGCGCAAGTGGAGCGCACCAGCCAAAACCTGATCGACGCCGCGGCCCGAGGGGCCTCAGATGGCCTTAAACTTGCGGCCAACGTGGGGGCTATGCTCATCGCCTTCATCGCCCTGATCGCGCTCCTCAACTACGCCCTAGAATGGGCTGGAGGGCTAGTGGGCCTGGAGCTTTCCCTGCAGCGCCTGTTAGGCTGGATCTTGGCTCCGATCGGATGGCTTATTGGCGTTCCCTGGGCCGACGCCATGCAGTTCGGCTCGCTTCTGGGCACGAAAATCGTTCTTAACGAGTTCGTGGCCTACCTGGGATTGGCCGACGCGATCCAGACCGGCCAGCTTGCCGAAAAGAGCATCGTAATGAGCACCTTCGCGCTCTGCGGATTTGCCAACTTCAGCTCCATCGCCATTCAGCTTGGCGGCATCGGACCCCTGATCCCCGATCGCGCCTCGGAGCTGGCGCAACTGGGGCTGCGCGCCGTGCTGGCCGGCACCCTGGCCAACATGATGACGGCCACTATCGCAGGCGCGCTCATCGGCTAA